A portion of the Faecalibacterium sp. I3-3-89 genome contains these proteins:
- a CDS encoding flavodoxin family protein produces the protein MKVLLINGSPHEKGCTYTALTLIAGELNTAGIETEILNVGTKPVGGCIGCGGCAAGKGCVFGGVVNEAIEKAKTADAFVFGTPVHYASASGNMTSFMDRLAYAGGKYLAYKPAAICCSARRAGTTTTLDQLVKYPEFFHMPLVSGSYWPMVHGSNPEQVLQDAEGCAVMQELGRNMAWLLRCIKAGRAAGIDHPENPRRPMTNFIR, from the coding sequence ATGAAAGTCCTGCTCATCAACGGCAGCCCCCACGAAAAGGGCTGCACCTATACCGCACTGACCCTCATCGCCGGAGAGCTGAACACTGCCGGCATCGAGACGGAGATCCTGAACGTCGGCACCAAGCCCGTGGGCGGCTGCATCGGCTGCGGCGGCTGTGCCGCCGGCAAGGGCTGCGTCTTCGGCGGCGTGGTCAACGAGGCCATCGAGAAGGCCAAGACCGCCGACGCCTTCGTCTTCGGCACGCCGGTGCACTATGCTTCTGCCTCCGGCAACATGACCAGCTTCATGGACCGCCTCGCCTACGCAGGCGGCAAATATCTGGCCTACAAGCCCGCCGCCATCTGCTGCTCGGCCCGCCGCGCCGGTACGACGACCACTCTCGACCAGCTGGTAAAGTACCCCGAGTTCTTCCATATGCCGCTGGTGAGCGGCTCCTACTGGCCGATGGTCCACGGCTCGAACCCGGAGCAGGTGCTGCAGGACGCCGAGGGCTGCGCCGTGATGCAGGAGCTGGGCCGCAACATGGCATGGCTGCTCCGATGCATCAAAGCGGGCCGGGCCGCCGGCATCGACCACCCGGAGAATCCCCGCCGCCCGATGACGAATTTTATCCGATAA
- the rsmD gene encoding 16S rRNA (guanine(966)-N(2))-methyltransferase RsmD: MRVIAGEARGRRLEALPGTDITRPTLDQVKEAMFSIVQFDLPGARVLDLYAGSGQLGIEALSRGAARCVFLDENREAVGIVMKNCKSCGVFDRSRVNIGEAARFLSACREQFDLVLLDPPFHNGTLENILPLVDKCVAPGGIVICESETKLVLPAEVGGLQLKKQYKYGKVLLWKYGKPVADAAEEEGEA, translated from the coding sequence ATGCGAGTCATTGCAGGAGAAGCCCGCGGCAGACGGCTGGAAGCGCTGCCCGGCACGGATATTACCCGCCCCACCCTCGATCAGGTGAAGGAGGCGATGTTCAGCATCGTCCAGTTCGACCTGCCCGGTGCCCGTGTGCTGGACCTGTACGCAGGCAGCGGCCAGCTGGGCATCGAGGCGCTGAGCCGGGGCGCTGCCCGGTGTGTATTTCTGGATGAGAACCGCGAGGCCGTCGGCATCGTGATGAAGAACTGCAAGAGCTGCGGCGTCTTTGACCGCAGCCGGGTCAACATCGGCGAGGCAGCGCGCTTCCTCTCTGCCTGCCGGGAGCAGTTCGATCTGGTGCTGCTGGACCCGCCCTTCCACAACGGCACGCTGGAAAACATCCTCCCCCTCGTGGACAAGTGCGTCGCCCCCGGCGGCATCGTTATCTGCGAGAGCGAAACGAAGCTCGTCCTCCCCGCTGAGGTGGGCGGCTTGCAGCTGAAAAAGCAGTACAAGTACGGCAAGGTCCTGCTCTGGAAATATGGCA